The following proteins come from a genomic window of Winogradskyella sp. PC-19:
- a CDS encoding DASH family cryptochrome encodes MQKTENNTSLVWFRNDLRTIDNTVLSEATKSGKRVVGLYCFDPKYFKDNKYGFKTTEKFRAKFLLETIIDLKDQLEKLNIDLLVYQDAPEDIISEIVSTYNVSDIYLQNDWTKDEMATETAVQSLIPDVKFHKYYNQLLYHPDDINFEIDNLPQVFTVFRKKLEKYVDIREEAVIKSLTTSNRIENNTQIPTLQDLDFKNFETHPNSAFPFKGGETAATERLNHYFFNTKKLGFYKKTRNGLVGLDYSSKFSPWLANGSISARTIYWQVKKFEKEHVKNQSTYWLIFELIWRDYFKYVSLKHGSQIFKLEGILKKEYDWSTNKNLIEKWIHGETQSDFVNANMIELKETGWMSNRGRQNVASYFAKELKLDWRIGAAYFESLLLDFDVHSNFGNWMYVAGVGNDPRDRKFNVDLQAERYDANGKFRRIWLQHNLF; translated from the coding sequence ATGCAAAAAACAGAAAACAACACAAGTTTAGTTTGGTTTAGAAATGATCTAAGAACAATTGATAACACTGTACTTTCAGAGGCAACAAAAAGTGGAAAACGTGTTGTTGGTTTATATTGTTTTGACCCAAAGTATTTTAAAGACAACAAGTACGGATTTAAAACTACTGAAAAATTCAGAGCAAAATTTCTATTAGAAACCATAATAGATTTAAAAGACCAACTTGAAAAGCTTAATATTGATTTATTAGTATATCAAGACGCTCCAGAAGATATAATTTCTGAAATTGTATCAACTTATAATGTATCCGATATTTACCTTCAAAACGATTGGACCAAAGATGAAATGGCAACCGAAACAGCCGTGCAATCTTTAATTCCTGATGTAAAATTCCACAAGTATTACAATCAATTATTGTATCATCCTGATGATATTAATTTTGAGATTGATAATCTTCCGCAAGTCTTTACTGTGTTTCGAAAAAAACTGGAGAAGTATGTCGATATCCGAGAAGAAGCTGTAATAAAAAGCTTAACAACATCAAACCGAATTGAAAACAATACCCAAATCCCAACATTACAGGATTTAGATTTTAAAAATTTTGAGACACATCCAAACTCAGCATTTCCGTTCAAAGGCGGAGAAACGGCAGCTACAGAACGATTGAATCATTATTTTTTCAATACTAAAAAATTAGGATTCTATAAAAAAACCAGAAATGGTTTAGTTGGTTTAGACTACAGTTCAAAGTTTTCACCATGGCTAGCAAACGGAAGCATTTCTGCAAGGACAATTTACTGGCAAGTCAAAAAATTCGAAAAAGAACACGTTAAAAATCAATCGACATATTGGCTAATATTTGAGTTGATTTGGCGCGATTATTTTAAATATGTATCGCTAAAACATGGAAGTCAAATTTTCAAATTAGAAGGGATTCTCAAAAAGGAGTACGATTGGAGTACCAACAAGAATCTAATTGAAAAATGGATACATGGAGAAACTCAATCTGACTTTGTAAATGCAAATATGATTGAACTAAAAGAAACTGGCTGGATGAGTAATCGTGGTCGTCAAAATGTAGCATCTTATTTTGCTAAAGAGCTTAAACTCGATTGGCGCATTGGTGCCGCATATTTTGAGTCACTCCTACTCGACTTTGATGTACATAGCAACTTTGGAAATTGGATGTATGTTGCCGGCGTAGGTAATGACCCAAGAGACCGGAAATTTAATGTTGACCTCCAAGCAGAACGCTACGATGCCAACGGAAAATTTAGACGCATTTGGCTACAACATAATCTATTTTAA
- a CDS encoding SDR family oxidoreductase, translating into MKILLTGTTGYIAKRLALQLLEDDHELICCVRDMKRIPDEIEEHPRCTFIKVDFLKPELAEIPKDIEAAYYLIHSMSNSTSDFEELERKCAENFKSLVNNTNCKQVIYLSGIVNDDSLSKHLKSRLQVENTLKSENYALTTFRAGIIVGSGSASFEIIRDIVEKLPFMITPKWLNTKTQPIGIRDVLTYLSNAIGSTNLYNNSYDIFGPEVLTYKEMLLQFAEVRELKRYIVTLPVLTPKLSSYWLYFVTSTSFQLASALVDSMKVEVIGKPSDINSHIDIKPMSYKTAVDLAFQKIQQNEVVSSWKDAVSSGLFKDQLSKHIELPQYGCFKDVRSRDIKDEAYTISRIWGIGGRNGWYSFNRLWKIRGYVDKLFGGVGLRRGRTHDTYLEAGDPLDFWRVLFADKDEKRVLLFAEMKLPGEAWLEFKIVKNKLYQRAVFRPKGVWGRLYWYSVLPFHAFVFKGMINALIEKE; encoded by the coding sequence ATGAAAATATTACTCACAGGAACTACAGGTTATATTGCCAAACGCTTGGCATTACAACTACTTGAAGACGACCATGAGCTAATATGCTGTGTCCGTGATATGAAACGCATACCTGATGAAATCGAAGAGCATCCACGATGCACTTTCATTAAAGTAGATTTTCTAAAACCTGAATTAGCAGAAATACCTAAAGACATTGAAGCTGCATATTACTTAATTCATTCTATGTCTAATTCTACAAGTGATTTTGAAGAATTAGAACGAAAATGTGCCGAAAACTTTAAAAGTTTAGTAAACAACACCAACTGCAAGCAAGTCATTTATCTAAGCGGAATTGTTAATGATGATTCCTTATCAAAACACCTAAAATCAAGACTTCAGGTAGAAAACACATTGAAGTCTGAAAATTATGCCTTGACAACTTTTAGAGCCGGAATTATAGTAGGTAGTGGTAGTGCATCATTCGAAATCATTAGAGATATAGTTGAAAAATTACCTTTTATGATTACACCAAAATGGTTGAATACAAAAACACAACCTATTGGGATTAGAGACGTACTTACTTATTTGTCAAACGCTATTGGAAGTACAAATTTATATAATAACTCATACGATATTTTTGGACCTGAAGTATTAACCTATAAGGAAATGCTACTTCAGTTTGCCGAAGTCAGAGAACTAAAACGTTACATTGTTACGCTTCCTGTTTTAACCCCTAAACTATCATCTTATTGGTTATACTTTGTGACTTCGACATCCTTTCAATTGGCTTCGGCTTTAGTAGATAGCATGAAGGTAGAAGTTATTGGAAAACCAAGTGACATCAATTCTCATATTGATATCAAGCCCATGTCTTATAAAACGGCTGTGGATTTAGCATTTCAAAAAATTCAACAAAATGAGGTCGTATCAAGTTGGAAGGATGCTGTTAGTAGCGGTTTATTTAAAGACCAGTTATCAAAACATATTGAGTTGCCACAATACGGTTGTTTCAAAGATGTTCGCTCAAGAGATATCAAAGATGAAGCTTACACCATAAGTCGTATCTGGGGAATCGGTGGACGCAATGGTTGGTATAGCTTTAATCGCCTTTGGAAAATCAGAGGTTATGTAGACAAGCTTTTTGGCGGCGTTGGACTTAGACGCGGAAGAACACATGACACCTATTTAGAAGCTGGTGATCCATTAGACTTTTGGCGCGTTTTATTTGCTGACAAAGATGAAAAAAGAGTATTACTTTTTGCTGAAATGAAACTACCAGGCGAAGCTTGGTTAGAATTTAAAATAGTAAAAAATAAATTGTATCAACGTGCTGTTTTTAGACCAAAAGGTGTTTGGGGACGACTATACTGGTATTCTGTATTACCGTTTCATGCCTTTGTTTTTAAAGGAATGATTAATGCATTGATTGAAAAAGAATAA
- a CDS encoding cryptochrome/deoxyribodipyrimidine photo-lyase family protein has protein sequence MHKEKEHINVVWFKRDLRLQDNEAITNALKSKKRTLLLYAFENIILNDNHYSERHFNFIKESIRDLNRQLIPYNTKVLVINSDIISAFNNLQEFYKIDTVFSHIETGILVTYNRDKEFKRYCRNNVINWVENKNNGVERGLVNRDDWFESVEIYMQKELEIFQPKPLQFIELLEIEKLKSVFTVTNLETPKEAPFQKGGSTTAWKYANTFFDSRHENYMFHISQPEASRSSCSRLSPYIAWGNVSIRQIFKKGQVIKLQSKDKRHIGGFLSRLRWQTHFIQKFEMEHTMENASVNKGFHKLKKSISETYQKAWREGQTGFPLVDASMRCLVETGYVNFRMRAMLASFFTHILWQPWQDASAHLSQQFLDFEPGIHFPQLQMAAGETGINTLRIYNPTANSIKHDPDATFIKKWVPELAHLDTHFIHEPYLMTPMESAFYDFELGKNYPKPIVKIKENRKRASDILWNMKKDDDVVRESYRILKRHTLQDRNRMLRTD, from the coding sequence ATGCATAAAGAAAAAGAGCATATTAACGTTGTTTGGTTTAAGCGAGATTTGAGACTTCAGGATAATGAAGCGATTACGAATGCACTAAAATCAAAAAAACGAACACTTCTACTCTATGCTTTTGAAAACATTATACTTAATGACAATCATTACAGCGAACGCCATTTTAACTTTATAAAAGAGTCAATCCGAGATTTAAATCGTCAATTAATACCATACAATACAAAGGTCTTGGTAATTAATTCTGATATTATTAGTGCCTTTAATAATCTACAAGAGTTTTATAAAATAGACACCGTTTTTTCACATATAGAAACAGGAATTTTAGTTACTTATAATCGAGATAAAGAATTTAAACGCTATTGCCGTAATAACGTTATCAACTGGGTTGAGAATAAAAATAACGGCGTAGAACGTGGATTAGTAAATAGAGATGATTGGTTTGAAAGTGTTGAAATTTATATGCAAAAAGAACTGGAGATTTTTCAACCAAAACCGCTTCAGTTTATTGAACTTTTAGAAATTGAAAAACTAAAATCTGTTTTTACTGTTACCAATTTAGAAACACCAAAGGAAGCGCCATTTCAAAAAGGCGGAAGTACAACAGCTTGGAAATACGCTAATACTTTTTTTGATAGTCGACATGAAAACTATATGTTTCATATATCACAACCCGAAGCTTCTCGCAGCAGTTGTAGTCGCTTATCACCTTATATAGCTTGGGGAAATGTGTCTATTCGTCAAATATTCAAAAAAGGCCAGGTTATAAAATTACAATCTAAAGACAAAAGACATATTGGTGGTTTTTTATCTAGATTACGTTGGCAAACGCATTTTATTCAAAAGTTTGAAATGGAACATACCATGGAAAATGCAAGCGTCAATAAAGGCTTTCATAAACTCAAAAAAAGTATTTCAGAAACGTATCAAAAAGCATGGAGAGAAGGGCAAACTGGATTTCCACTTGTAGATGCCAGCATGCGCTGTTTGGTAGAAACTGGTTATGTAAATTTTAGAATGCGTGCGATGTTAGCTTCATTTTTTACACACATACTTTGGCAGCCTTGGCAAGATGCATCTGCACATTTGTCACAACAATTCTTAGATTTCGAACCTGGCATTCATTTCCCTCAATTGCAAATGGCAGCAGGAGAAACAGGTATAAATACGCTCCGTATTTACAATCCAACAGCAAATAGTATAAAACATGACCCAGATGCTACCTTCATAAAAAAATGGGTTCCAGAATTAGCACATCTAGATACACATTTTATACACGAACCTTACTTAATGACGCCAATGGAATCTGCTTTTTATGATTTTGAATTGGGCAAAAACTATCCGAAACCTATTGTAAAAATTAAGGAAAATCGCAAACGAGCTAGCGATATTTTATGGAACATGAAAAAGGATGATGACGTTGTTCGTGAAAGTTATCGAATATTAAAACGACATACTCTTCAGGATAGAAACCGCATGTTAAGAACAGATTAA
- a CDS encoding ABC1 kinase family protein, which produces MKTIDSIPITKISRASKLVSTGAKVGVNYLKYYGDKMVNSKEDAKERLNQNNAEDIYDSLKKLKGSALKVAQMLSMEKSILPQAYVEKFSLSQFSVPPLSPPLVIKTFKKYLGQHPEDLFDTFNATSVNAASIGQVHLAEKDGKKFAVKIQYPGVAESIASDLALVKPIAVKMFNIKGKDSDKYFKEVENKLTEETNYILEIEQSKAVVDACKHIPNLKFPNYYEELSSERIITMDYMKGEHLSEFVSHNENQDISNKLGQALWDFYMFQIHNLRKVHADPHPGNFLVSNEGELIALDFGCMKTIPNDFYVPYFELAEKDCIDNPELFKEKLYELEILRHDDSPEEIEFFGAMFHELLSLFTQPFHSEIFDFSNPDFFNQVAEMGQRYSKSTELRKMNGNRGSTHFIYINRTFFGLYNLMFDLKAENVQINNFINL; this is translated from the coding sequence ATGAAGACAATAGACAGCATACCTATCACTAAAATATCCAGAGCATCAAAGTTGGTGTCTACTGGAGCAAAAGTTGGTGTAAATTATTTAAAGTATTATGGTGACAAAATGGTTAATTCTAAAGAAGACGCCAAAGAACGCCTTAACCAAAATAATGCTGAAGACATCTACGATAGTTTAAAGAAACTAAAAGGTAGTGCGCTTAAAGTGGCCCAAATGCTAAGCATGGAGAAGAGCATTTTACCGCAAGCTTATGTCGAAAAATTTTCATTATCACAATTTTCGGTTCCCCCATTATCACCACCATTGGTGATAAAAACGTTCAAAAAGTATTTAGGACAACACCCCGAAGATTTGTTTGATACTTTCAATGCAACCTCAGTAAACGCTGCCAGTATTGGGCAGGTCCACCTTGCAGAAAAGGATGGGAAAAAATTTGCTGTGAAAATCCAATATCCTGGGGTTGCAGAAAGTATTGCGTCAGATTTGGCTTTAGTAAAACCTATTGCCGTTAAGATGTTTAATATCAAAGGAAAAGATTCTGATAAATATTTTAAAGAAGTCGAAAACAAACTCACAGAAGAAACTAATTACATATTAGAGATAGAGCAAAGCAAAGCTGTTGTAGATGCTTGTAAACATATACCTAATCTTAAGTTTCCAAACTACTACGAAGAATTATCATCAGAGCGCATTATTACAATGGATTATATGAAGGGTGAACACCTTTCAGAATTTGTATCACACAATGAAAATCAAGATATATCCAATAAACTAGGACAAGCGCTTTGGGACTTTTACATGTTTCAGATTCATAATTTACGTAAAGTACATGCAGATCCGCATCCTGGTAACTTTTTAGTTTCCAATGAAGGTGAACTGATTGCGCTAGATTTTGGTTGTATGAAAACAATCCCAAATGATTTTTATGTACCATACTTTGAATTAGCTGAAAAAGATTGCATAGACAATCCAGAACTTTTCAAAGAAAAATTATATGAGTTAGAAATTTTAAGACATGATGATTCACCAGAAGAAATAGAGTTCTTTGGAGCTATGTTTCATGAATTATTATCCTTGTTTACACAACCATTTCATTCTGAAATATTTGATTTTTCAAACCCAGATTTTTTTAATCAAGTAGCAGAAATGGGCCAACGTTATTCAAAAAGTACAGAATTACGCAAAATGAATGGTAATAGAGGCTCTACACACTTTATTTATATAAACAGAACATTTTTTGGTCTCTATAATTTAATGTTCGATTTAAAAGCAGAAAACGTTCAGATTAACAATTTTATAAACCTGTAA
- a CDS encoding DUF2256 domain-containing protein produces MPKGIKKQNLPTKMCPTCNRPFTWRKKWERDWENVKYCSDKCKKQKTTQV; encoded by the coding sequence ATGCCCAAAGGAATAAAAAAACAAAATCTCCCAACCAAAATGTGTCCGACTTGTAACCGTCCATTTACATGGCGAAAAAAATGGGAACGTGATTGGGAAAATGTAAAATATTGTAGCGATAAATGCAAAAAACAGAAAACAACACAAGTTTAG
- a CDS encoding TIGR03643 family protein, with protein sequence MELTERDIDRIIEMAWEDRTTFDAIKFQFGLKEQEVINLMRREMKPSSFRMWRERVQGRATKHSKKRNFEEGRFKCSRQKSISNNSISKR encoded by the coding sequence ATGGAATTGACTGAAAGAGATATAGACCGCATAATAGAAATGGCTTGGGAAGACCGAACTACTTTCGATGCTATAAAATTTCAGTTTGGGCTAAAAGAACAAGAAGTAATTAACCTGATGCGAAGAGAGATGAAACCAAGTAGTTTCAGAATGTGGAGAGAACGCGTGCAAGGCAGAGCTACAAAACATAGTAAAAAAAGAAATTTTGAAGAAGGCAGATTTAAATGCTCGAGACAAAAATCAATATCAAATAACTCTATTTCAAAACGATAA
- a CDS encoding flavin reductase family protein, with translation MVEFTTDDIDKMHHLYRINLINSCSGYKSANLIGTKDKEGNSNLAVFSSVTHIGSNPAMFGFFTRPTTVMRHTYDNIKNTGKFTLNHIHQNIIEDAHHTSAKYDKSISEFDVTQLEEEYKNNFHAPFVKDCPLQIAMEFVEEYHIEANNTILVIGKIDTLYIAHNLIEKDGFVDLSKGKTATINGLDGYAVPSLKTRLDYQRPKEGYAHRDK, from the coding sequence ATGGTAGAATTCACGACCGATGACATAGACAAAATGCATCACCTCTACCGCATCAATTTGATTAACAGTTGTTCTGGGTACAAATCTGCAAATCTCATTGGCACAAAAGATAAAGAAGGAAATAGTAATCTTGCTGTATTCAGTTCGGTAACGCATATTGGTTCAAATCCTGCAATGTTTGGATTCTTCACAAGACCAACAACAGTTATGCGTCACACATATGATAATATTAAAAATACAGGTAAGTTTACTTTAAACCATATCCATCAGAATATTATAGAAGATGCTCACCATACCTCTGCAAAATATGACAAGTCTATTTCGGAGTTTGATGTTACACAACTAGAAGAAGAATACAAAAACAATTTTCATGCACCTTTCGTGAAAGACTGTCCGCTACAAATAGCTATGGAGTTTGTTGAAGAATATCATATAGAAGCAAACAACACTATTTTGGTAATCGGAAAGATTGATACCCTTTACATTGCTCATAATCTTATAGAAAAAGATGGTTTTGTGGATTTATCAAAAGGAAAAACTGCAACTATAAACGGACTAGATGGATATGCTGTACCATCATTAAAAACGCGTTTAGACTACCAACGCCCAAAAGAAGGATACGCACACAGAGACAAATAA
- a CDS encoding glutathione peroxidase yields the protein MNPLKAFVETLSTTDKNIRQNASKSLHNITINSLQGHPIDLSEFKGRKILFVNVASKCGFTPQYRELQKLNDTYDNLVVIGVPCNQFGKQEPGNSDEIQEFCEVNYGVNFLITEKIDVKGSAQHPLYAWLTTKAINGKQNSSVKWNFQKYLVDEEGEFLDYFYSITKPMNSRITSYLK from the coding sequence ATGAATCCACTTAAAGCATTCGTAGAGACACTTTCAACAACCGACAAAAACATAAGACAAAATGCGTCAAAATCTTTACATAATATTACTATCAATTCTTTACAAGGTCATCCGATTGATTTATCAGAATTCAAAGGCAGAAAAATCTTATTCGTAAATGTAGCCTCAAAATGTGGTTTTACTCCTCAGTATAGAGAATTACAAAAACTTAATGACACCTACGACAATTTAGTGGTAATAGGTGTTCCTTGTAACCAGTTTGGAAAACAAGAACCTGGAAACTCTGACGAGATACAAGAATTTTGCGAAGTTAACTATGGCGTTAATTTTTTGATTACTGAAAAAATTGATGTTAAAGGTAGCGCGCAACATCCTTTATATGCTTGGTTAACGACCAAAGCTATAAATGGTAAGCAAAACTCTTCAGTGAAGTGGAATTTCCAAAAGTATCTTGTAGATGAAGAAGGCGAGTTTTTAGACTACTTCTACTCTATTACAAAACCAATGAACTCTCGTATCACATCTTATCTAAAATAA
- a CDS encoding SDR family NAD(P)-dependent oxidoreductase — protein sequence MGRYIVVGGSKGIGNAIVNNLLENHEVINISRTEPEQSHNNLTHHNCDVTSDDLPEINEVDGLVYCPGSINLKPINRLSVDDFKNDFEINVIGAVKTVQKYLPALKNGNNPSIVFFSTVASDLGMPFHASVAASKSAVEGLTKSLGAELAPTVRVNAIAPTVTDTDLASKLLRNDRMVENMKERHPLKRYLQPTEVADMATFLLSEKAASLSGQVFKMDCGITSFKI from the coding sequence ATGGGAAGATATATAGTTGTAGGTGGTAGCAAAGGCATTGGTAATGCCATTGTAAATAACCTTTTAGAAAACCACGAAGTCATAAACATTAGCCGAACTGAGCCTGAGCAATCTCATAATAACTTGACACATCACAATTGTGACGTTACTAGTGATGATTTACCAGAAATAAATGAAGTCGATGGATTGGTCTACTGTCCAGGTAGTATCAATTTAAAACCTATAAACAGGTTAAGTGTTGATGATTTCAAAAATGATTTCGAAATCAATGTTATTGGTGCTGTAAAAACCGTACAGAAGTATTTACCCGCATTAAAAAACGGCAATAACCCATCCATAGTATTTTTTAGCACTGTAGCCTCAGACTTAGGCATGCCTTTTCATGCATCAGTGGCAGCATCAAAATCAGCTGTAGAAGGTTTAACCAAGTCTTTAGGTGCAGAATTAGCACCAACTGTCAGAGTCAATGCCATTGCACCGACTGTAACTGACACAGATTTGGCTTCAAAATTACTACGCAATGACCGTATGGTTGAGAATATGAAGGAACGTCACCCGCTTAAAAGATATCTTCAACCAACCGAAGTAGCAGATATGGCAACATTTTTATTATCAGAAAAAGCAGCTTCACTTTCGGGACAAGTCTTTAAAATGGATTGCGGAATAACAAGCTTTAAAATATAA
- a CDS encoding cryptochrome/photolyase family protein, giving the protein MKFKELHIIFPHQLFKNTPVLEKIDNILLIEEYLFFNQYKFHKQKIAFHRASMKAYAEYLNGKNKTVEYIDAVDKKSDVRKLLPYLKDEGAKTIHIIDPTDNYLEKHIKNAAEGLDIKWYENPLFINTKDDLSSFFKPTKKKFFQTSFYKNERKNRNILMNGDSPQGGKLTFDSENRKKYPKDKTPPSIQFPDKIDHQKEAEDYVTKNYANNYGDLNDFVVYPIDFNSAEAWLEQFFEYRFHEFGAYEDAIVKEEHFLNHSLLSPLINVGLLNPMDVIEKATSYAKSNDVPINSTEGFVRQILGWREFIRGVYEVKGTEERTKNFWGFKRKIPKSFYDGTTGIQPVDDVIKKVNKTAYAHHIERLMILGNFMVLCEFDPDEVYQWFMELFIDAYDWVMVPNVYGMSLYADGGLMSTKPYISSSNYIKKMSNYGKGDWQETWDGLFWTFMDKHRDFFSGNPRLGMLLGNLDRMNKETLEGHFNAAEAFFDKLDNA; this is encoded by the coding sequence ATGAAATTCAAAGAATTACATATTATATTTCCGCATCAACTCTTCAAAAACACACCTGTTTTAGAAAAAATTGATAATATCCTTTTGATTGAGGAATATTTGTTTTTTAACCAATATAAATTTCACAAACAAAAAATAGCCTTTCATCGCGCAAGTATGAAAGCCTATGCGGAATATTTAAATGGAAAAAATAAAACAGTCGAATATATAGATGCTGTAGACAAAAAAAGTGATGTTAGAAAGCTATTACCATATCTTAAAGATGAAGGTGCAAAGACTATTCACATAATTGACCCAACAGATAACTATCTTGAAAAACATATTAAAAACGCTGCAGAAGGTTTAGACATTAAGTGGTATGAAAATCCTTTGTTCATTAACACTAAAGATGATTTATCGTCATTTTTTAAACCAACAAAAAAGAAATTTTTTCAAACGTCTTTTTACAAGAATGAACGTAAGAATAGAAACATTTTAATGAATGGTGATTCACCACAAGGCGGAAAACTAACATTTGATTCTGAAAACAGAAAAAAATATCCTAAAGATAAAACGCCACCTAGCATTCAGTTTCCTGATAAAATAGACCATCAAAAAGAAGCAGAAGATTACGTAACGAAGAACTATGCAAATAACTATGGTGACTTAAATGATTTTGTGGTTTACCCTATTGATTTTAATTCAGCAGAAGCATGGTTAGAACAATTTTTTGAGTATCGTTTTCATGAATTTGGCGCATACGAAGATGCTATTGTAAAAGAAGAACATTTCCTAAATCATAGTTTACTATCACCACTTATTAATGTTGGTCTTTTAAATCCTATGGATGTAATTGAGAAAGCGACCTCTTATGCCAAATCAAATGATGTCCCTATAAATTCAACAGAAGGTTTTGTTCGACAAATATTAGGCTGGCGTGAGTTTATTCGTGGTGTTTATGAAGTTAAAGGTACAGAAGAACGTACCAAAAATTTCTGGGGTTTTAAAAGAAAAATTCCAAAATCATTTTATGACGGTACAACAGGTATACAGCCTGTTGACGACGTGATTAAGAAGGTTAACAAAACGGCGTATGCACATCATATCGAACGTCTTATGATTTTAGGCAACTTTATGGTGCTTTGCGAGTTTGACCCTGACGAAGTATACCAATGGTTCATGGAATTATTTATTGATGCATACGATTGGGTAATGGTACCTAATGTTTATGGTATGAGTTTATATGCTGATGGTGGACTAATGTCTACAAAACCATATATAAGTAGCAGTAATTACATAAAGAAAATGAGTAATTATGGTAAAGGTGATTGGCAAGAAACTTGGGATGGCTTGTTCTGGACATTTATGGATAAACATCGTGACTTCTTTTCAGGTAATCCTAGGTTAGGCATGCTATTAGGTAATCTAGACCGTATGAATAAAGAAACTTTAGAAGGACATTTTAATGCTGCAGAAGCATTTTTTGATAAGCTAGATAATGCATAA
- the folE gene encoding GTP cyclohydrolase I FolE, whose amino-acid sequence MKTETLTQKNGHALNGFTTEDIGDDHLFTSLDTPMKANAFDMSDKEKKERISILFSEIMDVLGLDLTDDSLQGTPDRVAKMYIEEIFSGLDPKNKPKVALFDNKYQYNQMLVEKDITFYSNCEHHFVPIIGKAHVAYISSGKVIGLSKLNRIVQYYAKRPQVQERLTQQIANDLKTILGTEDVAIIIDAKHLCVSSRGVKDDTSSTVTTYYGGAFNTPEKINELQNYIINS is encoded by the coding sequence ATGAAAACGGAAACTTTAACACAAAAAAATGGTCATGCCTTAAATGGTTTCACAACAGAAGACATTGGAGACGATCATTTATTTACAAGTCTAGACACACCAATGAAGGCAAATGCTTTTGATATGTCTGATAAAGAAAAAAAAGAGCGTATCTCCATTTTATTTTCAGAAATAATGGATGTTTTAGGTTTAGACCTTACTGATGATTCTCTACAAGGAACACCAGATAGAGTTGCTAAAATGTATATTGAAGAAATATTTTCTGGGTTAGACCCAAAAAATAAACCCAAAGTTGCCTTGTTTGATAACAAGTATCAGTACAACCAAATGTTGGTTGAAAAGGATATAACTTTCTACTCAAACTGTGAACACCATTTTGTGCCAATCATTGGAAAAGCACACGTGGCGTATATCTCATCAGGTAAAGTTATTGGTTTATCAAAACTGAATAGAATTGTACAGTATTACGCCAAAAGACCGCAAGTACAAGAGCGTCTTACGCAACAGATAGCAAACGACCTTAAAACGATTTTAGGTACTGAAGATGTTGCCATAATTATAGATGCCAAACATTTGTGTGTATCATCAAGAGGTGTAAAAGATGACACGTCATCAACAGTGACGACTTATTACGGAGGCGCATTCAATACGCCAGAAAAAATTAATGAACTTCAAAATTATATTATAAACAGTTAG